The Lentisphaerota bacterium DNA window TTCCCGTTGTTAATCAGTTCTGGGTTACCGCCTTCCCTGTTGACCATATTCACAATGCGTTGAATTTGCTTATCGTGTTCCATGTATTCCAAACTCAATTGGAAGGGGTCGGCCAGAATGAGTGCCTCGAACTCATGGAGTTGAATGTACGGGATGAAACGAGAATCGTCCAGCGCCTGCCAGATGTCTTTGTACAGTGCATTCTCCAGTATCGCAATCCGGAGATACGGATCGGTCGCCTTCTCCGCCTCGGCATAACCGGGGAAGTCTTCGGGCAGAGCATACAGATCGAACATTGTCGTGAATCGCGCATCGGCGTTACGATCTTCTTTCATCCGGATGCAGATGTCTTTCTTGACGGTCTGATACGCATCCGTTCTGCGGAACCCTCCCCGATATTCTTTGTTGGCGCGATTGTCCTTGCTGGTCAAGACGGACTGCGCGTCGGCGAAAACGCCGTGTTCTACCAAATGCGGTGCAAGCACATCCTTTAGAAACCGCAATTCCGTTGATCCCTCGACAGTGACGTGTAACCGGATCATGGTTGACCTCCGAGCACGTTCTTTTCCCAAAGCTCACTGAGACAGTATCGCTCAAGCCATTCGCCAAGTTTCTCCGGATCGAGGCGGCGGAAAACGCTTCTGGGTTTCACCGCATCCCGCTCAACGACTACAACCTGATCGGCCGTGAACTCGTCAACCAGGCGAGGCGACTGAGTCGCCAGAATGACCTGCGTCTGTACCGCCG harbors:
- a CDS encoding DUF4276 family protein, translating into MIRLHVTVEGSTELRFLKDVLAPHLVEHGVFADAQSVLTSKDNRANKEYRGGFRRTDAYQTVKKDICIRMKEDRNADARFTTMFDLYALPEDFPGYAEAEKATDPYLRIAILENALYKDIWQALDDSRFIPYIQLHEFEALILADPFQLSLEYMEHDKQIQRIVNMVNREGGNPELINNGKSTAPSKRIIAEIPEYDKADSGPLVAGKIGLPTLRQKCAHFAEWIQRLEGLAHANT